The Trichoderma atroviride chromosome 5, complete sequence genome contains a region encoding:
- a CDS encoding uncharacterized protein (EggNog:ENOG41~TransMembrane:2 (i78-99o129-149i)) produces the protein MASVLANVIGKRILRENVKNKFGKEDPYFEQVPATRLDGRPTGKFKKRKKALPPGISEHDGQVLTKVKRRAYRLDMSLFNFMGIRFGWSSVIGLIPAAGDALDAFMALMVYRTCCQVEGGLPTSVRLQMLINIVLDFAVGLVPFLGDLVDAVFRANTRNAALLEEHLRQKGKTELRKSGLPVPAVDPSSAQEYDRIQREDPPRVSIEPPRPAESLQRGTMTGITTSRELQPPRQFAMAAVIWAATRLPPHDVEMGEVDSGQHHQGSSSHGGKKKSKWHGLL, from the exons ATGGCGAGCGTATTGGCGAATGTCATCGGCAAGAGGATTCTGCGAGAGAATGTCAAGAATAAATTTGGCAAAGAG GATCCATACTTTGAGCAAGTCCCGGCAACTAGACTTGACGGGCGACCTACAGGCAAAttcaagaagcgcaagaaggCCCTGCCACCAGGCATCTCGGAGCACGATGGCCAGGTCTTGACCAAGGTCAAGCGACGCGCATATCGTCTTGACATGTCCCTTTTCAATTTCATGGGAATCCGCTTTGGCTGGAGCAGCGTAATCGGTCTTATCCCTGC GGCCGGAGATGCACTCGATGCCTTCATGGCACTCATGGTGTACAGGACATGCTGTCAGGTGGAAGGGGGCCTCCCGACCAGCGTCAGACTCCAGATGCTGATCAACATTGTCCTCGATTTCGCGGTTGGGCTGGTTCCATTCCTCGGTGATCTGGTCGACGCAGTATTCCGTGCAAACACCCGCAATGCAGCACTGCTCGAGGAGCATCTGCGTCAAAAGGGCAAAACTGAATTGCGAAAGAGCGGACTACCCGTCCCAGCCGTTGACCCCAGCAGCGCCCAAGAATACGACAGGATCCAGCGAGAGGATCCCCCCCGAGTATCGATCGAACCCCCCCGTCCCGCCGAGAGTCTCCAGCGCGGTACGATGACCGGCATCACCACGAGCCGAGAGCTCCAGCCGCCGCGGCAGTTCGCGATGGCCGCGGTTATCTGGGCCGCAACACGGCTCCCCCCTCACGATGTTGAGATGGGCGAAGTTGACTCGGGTCAACACCACCAGGGCTCTTCAAGTCAcggcggcaagaagaagagcaagtgGCACGGGCTGCTTTAG
- a CDS encoding uncharacterized protein (EggNog:ENOG41): MHYRPRPPFKTKHWRKLYESRISDIKALKDCANGAAFVIIDAEPWGRDNSEPAEIGLSFLPPTHGNRELPETLDEASNLIGLETHWIRFVDRERREKGREQHRYGSQQHVSGDKVEETIKGIIESFRSRIPGDTPLILTGFAVVFELQVLSALYPNLLNYFTYWVDLQEVASGVVDGVARPSLRDTLTACGFEGYRHSQDSQTTIFPHNAATDTVRTVVLLVQFLALPNDGKKLDISPSSHKKQQFARRRSNAPATPEQKSYWKGSRPRPKEFFPFTTRVYRTSGFTNFDGRNLFSLFSEYRPTAVGISNGMRYGWVCLPDLETLDNFVRSVHRWDAKDGNVWEVISEYDPTVIPVRDWEELELR, translated from the coding sequence ATGCATTACAGACCACGACCACCtttcaaaacaaaacacTGGCGGAAGCTCTACGAATCTCGTATCTCGGATATAAAAGCTCTCAAGGACTGCGCGAATGGTGCTGCCTTTGTCATCATTGATGCCGAGCCATGGGGCAGAGATAACTCAGAGCCGGCTGAGATtggcctttcttttcttccaccaACCCACGGGAACCGCGAACTTCCAGAAACATTAGATGAAGCTAGTAACTTGATAGGATTGGAAACACACTGGATACGCTTTGTCGACAGAGAAAGGCGAGAAAAGGGTCGTGAACAACATCGATACGGGTCACAACAGCATGTCTCGGGCGACAAGGTAGAGGAGACAATTAAAGGCATCATAGAGTCATTCCGGAGCCGGATACCGGGCGACACGCCTCTTATTCTAACGGGATTTGCTGTCGTTTTCGAGTTACAGGTGCTATCAGCCCTCTATCCAAACCTATTGAACTATTTCACATACTGGGTTGATCTTCAGGAAGTGGCAAGCGGTGTGGTTGATGGTGTCGCAAGACCTAGCTTGCGTGACACTCTGACCGCATGTGGTTTTGAAGGCTACAGGCACTCGCAGGATTCCCAGACTACCATTTTTCCGCATAACGCTGCTACGGATACTGTGCGGACAGTGGTACTGCTCGTTCAGTTTTTGGCGCTTCCCAATGACGGAAAGAAGCTTGATATTAGCCCATCATCTCATAAGAAACAACAGTTTGCCAGACGGCGCTCAAATGCCCCTGCAACCCCGGAACAAAAGAGTTATTGGAAAGGCTCGCGACCCAGACCGAAAGAATTCTTCCCATTTACCACAAGAGTATATCGTACGTCGGGATTTACAAATTTCGACGGACGAAATCtgttcagcctcttctcagAATATAGACCAACGGCTGTTGGAATAAGCAACGGAATGCGATATGGATGGGTGTGCTTACCCGACCTGGAAACTTTGGACAACTTTGTACGTTCTGTGCATAGGTGGGACGCTAAAGATGGAAACGTATGGGAGGTTATCTCGGAATATGATCCTACGGTAATACCTGTACGGGACtgggaagagctggagctccGCTAA
- a CDS encoding uncharacterized protein (TransMembrane:1 (o134-155i)): protein MYKKAEASFWTAEEIDLSKDLHDWNNRLNDDEKYFISHILAFFAASDGIVNENLVERFSGEVQIPEARCFYGFQIMMENIHSETYSLLIDTYVKEHSQRNYLFNAIETIPCIRKKADWAIKWIQDKDSSFAQRLVAFAAVEGIFFSGAFASIFWLKKRGLMPGLTFSNELISRDEGLHTDFACLLHSHLKNRASKEIIREIITDAVRIEQEFLTEALPCALLGMNATLMKQYIEFVADRLLVALGNEKIYKSSNPFDFMENISLGGKTNFFEKRVGEYQKAGVMNSTKKPVEASSAEESKADNGGDFSFDDDF from the coding sequence ATGTACAAAAAGGCCGAGGCTTCCTTCTGGACCGCCGAAGAGATTGATCTGTCCAAGGATCTGCACGACTGGAACAACCGCCTGAACGATGACGAGAAGTACTTCATCTCTCACATCCTGGCCTTCTTTGCTGCCTCCGACGGCATTGTCAACGAGAACCTGGTCGAGCGTTTCAGCGGCGAGGTTCAGATCCCCGAGGCTCGATGCTTCTACGGTTTCCAGATCATGATGGAGAACATCCACTCCGAGACCTACTCCTTGCTCATCGACACCTACGTCAAGGAGCACAGCCAGCGCAACTacctcttcaacgccattgAGACCATTCCTTGCATCCGTAAGAAGGCTGACTGGGCCATCAAGTGGATCCAGGACAAGGACTCTTCCTTTGCTCAGCGCCTTgttgcctttgctgccgttGAGGgtatcttcttcagcggAGCCTttgcctccatcttctgGCTCAAGAAGAGAGGTCTCATGCCTGGCCTGACCTTCTCCAACGAGCTCATCTCTCGTGACGAGGGTCTGCACACCGACTTTGCTTGCCTGCTCCACTCTCACCTGAAGAACCGCGCCAGCAAGGAGATTATCCGTGAAATCATCACTGATGCCGTCAGAATCGAGCAAGAATTCTTGACCGAGGCTCTCCCCTGTGCTCTGCTGGGCATGAACGCCACCCTGATGAAGCAGTACATTGAGTTTGTTGCCGATCGTCTGCTCGTCGCTCTTGGCAACGAGAAGATTTACAAGTCCTCCAACCCCTTTGACTTCATGGAGAACATCTCCCTGGGCGGCAAGACCAACTTCTTCGAGAAGCGTGTCGGCGAGTACCAAAAGGCCGGTGTCATGAACAGCACCAAGAAGCCCGTCGAGGCCTCTAGCGCCGAAGAGTCCAAGGCCGACAACGGCGGCGACTTTAGCTTTGACGACGACTTCTAA
- a CDS encoding uncharacterized protein (EggNog:ENOG41), which yields MQDFRGNFFSEPPEATVTIPRADYENLVRTAQNHSDLCRCLLSTPITDVRIIEALNACLSSQTVTYPSIIPDQDFYADNSNANEADSLSYTSTPRTFNCRSFTSSPYIDPGAQLGIYPFPPPRQGNQPANGGLNYAELSLPRIYSVDDDHEISSGSPERAMGMPKPGLSPAPEQLRSVRLVNLPEKTTYGDIDGLIRGGLVYEFYITNGAATATITFVEVASAEAYFAHVRNNGLFLKNKRIGIRWLQRFQSLPGHHIHRIAQGATRNIVLRNCGPSHTEASLREDLEHIHNLQVVKIEFRGWDCHIGTNSVASAMYARTCMTSRLTSRIEWDVDECAQPLSEMPSPPHQCAPRSAPPRQLRITTPNRFQVLASKEE from the exons ATGCAAGACTTTCG TGGCAATTTC TTCTCCGAGCCTCCAGAGGCTACAGTGACCATTCCTCGAGCAGACTACGAAAATCTCGTCCGAACCGCCCAGAATCACT CCGacctctgccgctgccttctCAGCACTCCGATAACGGATGTCAGAATCATCGAG GCCCTCAATGCTTGCCTGAGCTCGCAAACTGTCACTTATCCGAGCATCATTCCAGACCAAGACTTCTACGCAGACAATTCCAACGCAAACGAAGCCGATTCCCTCTCCTACACGAGCACCCCTCGTACATTCAACTGCCGCTCCTTCACCTCCAGCCCGTACATCGACCCGGGCGCCCAACTTGGCATCTACCCCTTTCCACCACCACGACAAGGCAATCAACCAGCAAATGGTGGACTAAACTATGCCGAGCTTAGCCTTCCTCGGATTTACAGCGTCGACGATGACCACGAAATATCTAGCGGGTCTCCTGAAAGGGCCATGGGCATGCCCAAGCCCGGTCTCTCTCCTGCACCTGAGCAATTGCGATCGGTCAGGCTTGTCAATCTACCTGAAAAGACCACTTACGGCGATATTGACGGCCTTATTAGAGGTGGATTGGTGTACGAGTTCTACATCACCAATGGCGCGGCCACAGCGACCATTACTTTTGTAGAGGTCGCTTCCGCCGAGGCATACTTTGCACACGTCCGCAACAATGGCCTATTcctcaagaacaagaga ATCGGTATTCGTTGGTTACAGCGCTTCCAGAGCCTCCCCGGCCACCACATCCACCGAATCGCCCAAGGCGCAACTCGCAACATTGTCCTCCGCAACTGCGGCCCCAGCCATACAGAAGCCTCTCTCCGCGAGGATCTCGAGCACATTCACAATCTCCAGGTTGTCAAAATCGAGTTTCGAGGCTGGGATTGCCACATTGGCACAAACTCCGTTGCGAGTGCCATGTATGCTCGAACCTGCATGACAAGCCGACT AACCAGCCGTATCGAGTGGGATGTCGACGAGTGTGCCCAGCCTTTGAGCGAGATGCCCAGCCCGCCTCACCAATGTGCCCCGAGATCCGCCCCTCCGCGCCAACTGAGGATCACGACGCCCAATCGCTTCCAAGTTCTCGCTTCCAAGGAAGAATGA
- a CDS encoding uncharacterized protein (EggNog:ENOG41): protein MPYFKTSQEWLDHSVALLEARPSSTRVTTRYSIKPVKPRKQTTTSSGDESSTAPSGPRPPRGSLVLKTYDPVSGVTLKYRTTKAAEVTRLMSAALGRLGKAMAGIQDVPEETMQDADAVETPQGEQTPQQVATGGGAGGGGGKKKKKGKK from the exons ATGCCCTACTTCAAAACGAGCCAGGAATGGCTCGACCACTCCGTCGCTCTCCTTGAGGCTCGACCCTCCTCA acTCGCGTCACCACCAGATACTCCATCAAACCCGTCAAGCCCCGCAAACaaaccaccaccagctccgGCGACGAATCATCAACAGCCCCCTCAGGCCCCAGACCCCCGCgcggcagcctcgtcctcaAGACATACGACCCCGTCAGCGGCGTGACGCTCAAGTACCGCACCACAAAGGCCGCAGAGGTTACGCGCCTCATGTCCGCCGCGCTGGGTCGTCTGGgcaaggccatggctggcATTCAGGACGTGCCGGAGGAGACGATGCAGGATGCTGATGCGGTGGAGACGCCGCAGGGAGAACAGACGCCGCAGCAGGTTGCGACTGGGGGAGGCGCAGGAGGAGGCggtggaaagaagaagaagaagggcaagaaatAA
- a CDS encoding uncharacterized protein (BUSCO:EOG092D28YM) encodes MAQKQMQLEDWLDDLCVRFIINLPQEDLSSVARLCFQVEEAQWFYEDFIRPLDPTLPSMTLRTFCLRIFQHCPLLASFSVENHTKAFEEFLQYKTRVPVRGAIMLNHDLDSVVLVKGWKKGASWSFPRGKINKDEDDLDCAVREVYEETGLDLREAGLVPNEVKPIYIEIPMREQHLRLYVFRDVPMDTVFQPRTRKEISKIEWYKLSDLPTLRKKGPQNNNHYDSSPGTNANKFYMVAPFLVPLKKWIVIQKKNAAKRASVGAPQAYTIHHHQHVPIEEDPTEDEAWVPNNVSAAEPTIESLDGATRELHRLLNLQPSAQPSVEPTAQPAAQPSAPPSIEALLAQAQAMRAQNQQAQTQQVQTQHVQTQQVQVQTSAAPPSIEALLAQAQAMRAQNQQAQAMQQPATNASKDKGSALLSLLQSSSSSQRAPQADSQLPNALSSLKIAEARQPQNAQANANAMPQSISNTHRQPPHFAPPPQQSSAALNLLQNLNGGLGNGAPPNYPAHPVHAITTQQAFTATSTIKTDPAQPSRILQRGESLEQAQSAGPAQQAKSNLPPFAGLYNNPGQPRPGQVVQPSPSALPIPMSSQAQTTQYTASNYNYKPNVSPEQKRALLSLFGTPAKAAADAQQAGPAATGHSMPRMPSISGSVADGQRNAPPSRNSNATPISQADQSFLLGYLQSVTKNAAR; translated from the exons ATGGCTCAGAAACAGATGCAGCTGGAAGACT GGCTGGACGATCTCTGCGTCCGGTTCATCATCAACCTTCCCCAGGAAGACCTGTCTTCGGTTGCCCGACTATGTTTCCAAGTTGAAGAGGCACAATGGTTCTACGAAGATTTCATCCGGCCGCTCGATCCGACCCTGCCGTCTATGACGCTGCGCACCTTTTGTCTACGAATCTTCCAACACTGCCCGCTGCTAGCCTCGTTCTCGGTTGAGAACCATACCAAGGCATTCGAAGAGTTTTTGCAGTACAAGACTCGCGTGCCAGTCCGCGGGGCTATTATGCTCAACCATGACCTGGACTCGGTAGTCCTCGTCAAAGGCTGGAAGAAGGGGGCGAGCTGGAGTTTTCCCCGAGGCAAGATCAAcaaggacgaagatgacttGGACTGTGCCGTCAGGGAGGTCTACGAGGAGACCGGATTGGACCTCCGAGAGGCTGGGCTGGTACCAAACGAGGTGAAGCCCATATACATTGAAATCCCTATGagagagcagcatcttcgCCTCTACGTCTTTCGAGATGTTCCCATGGATACGGTATTCCAGCCTCGAACCAGAAAAGAAATCAGCAAGATTGAATGGTACAAGCTGTCCGATCTGCCTACTCTCAGGAAGAAGGGGCCTCAAAACAATAACCACTACGATTCTAGCCCCGGGACAAATGCCAACAAGTTCTACATGGTTGCCCCTTTCTTAGTTCCCTTGAAGAAGTGGATCGTTAttcagaagaagaacgctGCGAAGAGAGCGTCTGTTGGTGCACCGCAGGCGTATAccatccaccaccaccaacatgTGCCTATTGAAGAGGATCCTACCGAAGATGAGGCATGGGTACCCAACAACGTTTCCGCTGCTGAGCCTACCATTGAATCTCTTGATGGGGCCACTCGGGAATTACATCGCTTGCTGAACTTGCAGCCGTCCGCTCAACCGTCTGTTGAGCCGACCGCTCAGCCAGCCGCTCAGCCATCCGCTCCGCCATCTATCGAAGCATTGTTAGCCCAAGCACAAGCTATGCGAGCACAGAATCAGCAAGCACAAACTCAGCAGGTTCAAACCCAACACGTTCAAACTCAGCAAGTTCAGGTGCAAACATCCGCCGCCCCGCCATCTATCGAAGCATTATTAGCCCAGGCACAAGCGATGCGAGCACAAAACCAGCAAGCTCAGGCCATGCAACAACCCGCAACAAACGCTTCAAAGGACAAAGGCAGTGCTCTACTGTCTCTTTTGCAATCTTCCAGTTCTTCACAGCGTGCTCCCCAAGCAGACTCACAGCTACCAAACGcactctcctctctcaaGATAGCGGAAGCAAGGCAGCCCCAAAACGCCCAAGCCAATGCCAATGCTATGCCTCAGTCGATTTCCAACACCCATCGACAACCTCCCCACTTTGCTCCACCTCCGCAACAATCATCTGCCGCATTGAACCTTTTGCAGAACTTGAATGGAGGCCTGGGTAACGGAGCACCACCTAACTATCCTGCTCATCCTGTACATGCCATCACGACGCAGCAAGCTTTTACTGCAACGTCTACCATCAAGACAGATCCAGCGCAGCCATCTCGTATCCTTCAGAGAGGAGAGTCTCTTGAACAGGCCCAGTCAGCTGGGCCGGCCCAACAAGCCAAGTCCAATCTACCTCCATTCGCAGGGCTTTACAACAATCCGGGACAGCCTCGCCCCGGGCAGGTGGTTCAGCCTTCGCCTTCTGCCCTACCGATCCCCATGAGCTCTCAAGCCCAAACCACGCAATATACGGCATCCAACTACAATTACAAGCCAAATGTGTCTCCGGAACAGAAGCGGgcgcttctttctctctttgggACGCCAgccaaagctgcagcagatgcgcAACAAGCTGGACCAGCTGCGACTGGGCACTCCATGCCCCGGATGCCATCGATATCCGGATCTGTTGCTGATGGGCAACGAAATGCGCCACCATCTCGCAATAGTAATGCGACGCCGATATCGCAAGCCGACCAAAGCTTTTTGCTAGGTTATTTGCAGTCTGTGACGAAGAATGCTGCGCGTTAA